One Numida meleagris isolate 19003 breed g44 Domestic line chromosome 6, NumMel1.0, whole genome shotgun sequence genomic region harbors:
- the ZNF143 gene encoding zinc finger protein 143 isoform X2, with amino-acid sequence MLLAQINRDSQGMTEFSGGGMEAQHVTLCLTEAVAVQDGDNLENMEGVSLQAVTLADGSTAYIQHNSKDGKLMDGQVIQLEDGSAAYVQHVPMSKSRDSLRLEDGQAVQLEDGTTAFIHHTSKDSYDQSALQAVQLEDGTTAYIHHAVQMPQSDTILAIQADGTVAGLHTGDAAIDPDTITALEQYAAKVSIDGNDSVSSTGMIGENEQEKKMQIVLQGHGTRVTAKSQQSGEKAFRCDYDGCGKLYTTAHHLKVHERSHTGDRPYQCEHPGCGKAFATGYGLKSHIRTHTGEKPYRCTEENCTKSFKTSGDLQKHIRTHTGERPFKCPFEGCGRSFTTSNIRKVHIRTHTGERPYYCTEPGCGRAFASATNYKNHVRIHTGEKPYVCTVPGCDKRFTEYSSLYKHHVVHTHSKPYNCNHCGKTYKQISTLAMHKRTAHNDTEPIEEEQEAFFEPPPGQGEDVLKGSQIAYVTGVEGEDVISAQVATVTQSGLGQQVALISQDGTQHRKHERIRKWNDTTST; translated from the exons ATGTTACTAGCTCAGATAAACCGAGACTCTCAGGGAATGACTGAATTTTCTGGAGGAGGAATGGAGGCCCAGCATGTGACTCTCTGTCTAACAGAAGCTGTAGCCGTGCAAG ATGGTGACAACTTAGAAAACATGGAAGGTGTAAGCTTGCAAGCAGTTACCCTTGCTGATGGCTCCACTGCGTACATACAGCACAATTCTAAAG ATGGGAAATTAATGGATGGCCAAGTGATTCAACTAGAAGATGGTTCTGCAGCCTATGTTCAACATGTACCCATGAGTAAAAGTA GGGACAGCTTGCGCCTGGAGGATGGACAAGCAGTTCAGCTGGAGGACGGAACTACAGCATTCATTCATCACACCTCCAAAG ACAGTTACGATCAGAGTGCATTACAAGCAGTCCAGCTGGAGGATGGAACTACTGCCTACATTCACCACGCGGTGCAAATGCCACAGTCAGATACCATTTTAGCCATTCAAGCTGATGGCACAGTGGCTGGTcttcatacaggagatgctgcCATTGACCCGGATACCATCACTGCTTTGGAGCAATATGCAGCTAAG GTGTCTATTGATGGAAATGACAGTGTTAGTAGCACGGGAATGATAGGcgaaaatgaacaagaaaaaaaaatgcag aTTGTCTTGCAAGGGCATGGAACAAGAGTGACTGCAAAATCTCAGCAGAGTGGAGAGAAAGCATTTCGCTGTGATTATGATGGCTGTGGAAAACTGTACACAACAGCTCACCATCTTAAG GTACACGAAAGGTCACACACGGGAGACAGACCGTATCAGTGTGAACATCCTGGTTGTGGTAAAGCTTTTGCAACAG GGTATGGATTAAAAAGTCATATCCGAACACACACTGGTGAAAAGCCGTATCGGTGCACGGAAGAAAACTGCACCAAATCATTCAAAACTTCAGGAGACCTGCAGAAACACATCCGAACCCACACAG gggaaAGGCCATTTAAGTGTCCTTTTGAAGGTTGTGGCAGATCATTCACAACATCTAATATTAGAAAGGTTCATATCAGGACGCATACAGGTGAAAGACCTTATTACTGCACAGAGCCAGGATGTGGGAGAGCTTTTGCCAGTGCAACTAATTATAAGAATCATGTGAGAATACACACAG GGGAGAAGCCCTATGTCTGTACAGTTCCTGGTTGTGATAAACGTTTTACGGAATATTCCAGTTTATACAAACATCATGTTGTACATACTCATTCCAAACCATATAATTGTAATCACTGTGGAAAAACATACAAGCAGATTTCTACACTTGCTATGCACAAGAGAACAGCACATAATGACACAGAGCCCATTGAAGAAGAACAAGAGGCTTTTTTTGAGCCACCTCCAG GTCAAGGGGAAGATGTTCTGAAAGGCTCACAAATAGCCTATGTGACCGGTGTAGAGGGAGAGGATGTAATTTCTGCACAGGTTGCTACAGTTACTCAGTCAGGATTAGGTCAACAAGTAGCACTAATTTCCCAGGATGGAACCCAACAT CGTAAACATGAGAGGATCAGGAAATGGAATGACACTACCTCCACTTGA